DNA sequence from the Tissierella sp. MB52-C2 genome:
TCCATAAAATATTCTTTTGAATTATATTTTTCAATACTCTGGTTTTTAATTTCTAAAACATAATCATATTTCTCCGTTATTCCTTCATAATATCTATGGGATATGGCAATGACTGTACAATCCAATGAAAGAATAGTATCCTCTACTTTTCTTCCTAATTCTTCATCCAAACTTGATGTTCCTTCATCTACAAATAATATCTCTGAATCCTTAACTATGGCTCTGGCAATAGAAATTCTTTGTCTTTCTCCACCAGATAAATTCTTTCCGTTTTCCATTAACATTTCATTTATTCCATTTTCTTTTTTTCTAAGAAGTCCATCTAATCCTGCTTCATTTGCTGCTCTCAAAATTCTTTCTTCATCATAGGGCTTATATAAAGCTATATTGTTGTAGATAGTATCTTCAAATAAAAATACATCTTGATATATAAAAGAAACCTTGTTATTTAAGCTAGATTCTTTAATGTCTTTGTAAGATATACTATCTACTGTTATTTCACCTTCATAATCATCATATGTCATGGATAAAAGTTTAATTAAAGTGGATTTTCCAGCACCACTAGCTCCTTTCAGCAAATATTTCTTTCCCTTTTCTATAGTGAAAGAAGTATCTTTAAGTATTTCCTTTCCATCATATTGAAAATACAAATCCTTTACTTTAATTTGGTTTTCGAATATAAATTCCTTTTCTTTATCCATTGCTATGAATTTTTCATCATCCCACTTTGTAATTTTATCAAATATTTTAGCTGATGATTTCAGTTGATTAAACAAAGGTAAAATAGAAGTAATATTCCATATACAGCCATTGGACAGTTGAAACATATAGGTTATTTTAGTTAAGGATATTCCCTTACTCATTAAAGCAGATAAATATACTAAAGATATCATTACAAATCCAAATCCTAAGAACTCCATAATCCTTCTTTGGCTATCTGTATAAACGTTGTAAGCAAACTTCTTTCTTTCAAGACCCATAATAGACTTTAATGATTTTGAAAGAAATTGATTCTCTATATTATTTAATTTCAATATCTCTAACCCATTAAATGTATTGGACATATTTACGGTAAAATGTTCATTATATTCTGATACTTCTTTTTGAAGAGATACTGTCTTTTTCTCAAAGGTTTTACTGATAAAGAATAATAATATTGAAATGCCAAATGCACCT
Encoded proteins:
- a CDS encoding ABC transporter ATP-binding protein; the encoded protein is MKELLMKRKSRFMMYILACFIPVLDNTLMNLAISMVIGSIQIGTKENFLKVLWVSMGIIILGSILYIVSRFMRISYMRDTLLDVRLLAFDKILNSSYKEFSKKSKDTYISNLINDINLFESSFFLQLINVIFRGGVYVVSLTIIAFLDLKFAVGAFGISILLFFISKTFEKKTVSLQKEVSEYNEHFTVNMSNTFNGLEILKLNNIENQFLSKSLKSIMGLERKKFAYNVYTDSQRRIMEFLGFGFVMISLVYLSALMSKGISLTKITYMFQLSNGCIWNITSILPLFNQLKSSAKIFDKITKWDDEKFIAMDKEKEFIFENQIKVKDLYFQYDGKEILKDTSFTIEKGKKYLLKGASGAGKSTLIKLLSMTYDDYEGEITVDSISYKDIKESSLNNKVSFIYQDVFLFEDTIYNNIALYKPYDEERILRAANEAGLDGLLRKKENGINEMLMENGKNLSGGERQRISIARAIVKDSEILFVDEGTSSLDEELGRKVEDTILSLDCTVIAISHRYYEGITEKYDYVLEIKNQSIEKYNSKEYFMEVAI